A single Xenopus laevis strain J_2021 chromosome 3S, Xenopus_laevis_v10.1, whole genome shotgun sequence DNA region contains:
- the LOC108713254 gene encoding interleukin-17B isoform X3, which yields MIGSHTLFLLIATSLLVAQALSSDAPNPSKGRKRGHLKGKNIHGSNQDRAKGKASPDPVLGGNSFAPSQLYSLVEDYERSLMEMVSQLRNNTDPSGNRCEVSLRLWLSNRRSLSPWAYSINHDENRIPVDIPEARCLCTGCVNPFTMKEDFSMTSIPIYSKIPVRRRLCEGSTSPIRPRRRKKCHKEYIDVMENIAVGCTCIF from the exons TTCCTTTTGATTGCAACTTCCCTACTTGTGGCTCAGGCGCTCAGCTCAGATGCTCCAAATCCTTCAAAAGGCAGAAAAAGAGGTCACTTGAAAGGAAAGAATATTCATGGATCCAATCAAGACAGAGCAAAGGGCAAAGCTTCTCCTGATCCCGTATTAGGTGGAAACTCTTTTGCTCCATCTCAGTTATATAGTTTGGTGGAGGATTATGAACGGAGTCTCATGGAAATGGTGAGTCAGCTGAGGAACAACACTGATCCATCTGGGAATCGCTGTGAAGTCAGTCTAAGACTTTGGCTTTCTAACAGGAGAAGCCTTTCACCCTGGGCCTACAG TATAAATCATGATGAAAATCGCATTCCAGTTGATATTCCAGAAGCAAGATGCCTATGCACAGGCTGTGTTAACCCTTTCACCATGAAGGAGGATTTCAGTATGACAAGTATACCCATCTACAGCAAGATCCCTGTGCGGAGGCGGCTGTGCGAAGGAAGCACTTCTCCAATCAGGCCACGGAGACGGAAGAAGTGCCACAAAGAGTACATAGATGTCATGGAGAACATAGCCGTGGGCTGCACCTGTATATTCTGA
- the LOC108713254 gene encoding interleukin-17B isoform X2, with protein MKDTLLTLGMISCHFLLIATSLLVAQALSSDAPNPSKGRKRGHLKGKNIHGSNQDRAKGKASPDPVLGGNSFAPSQLYSLVEDYERSLMEMVSQLRNNTDPSGNRCEVSLRLWLSNRRSLSPWAYSINHDENRIPVDIPEARCLCTGCVNPFTMKEDFSMTSIPIYSKIPVRRRLCEGSTSPIRPRRRKKCHKEYIDVMENIAVGCTCIF; from the exons TTCCTTTTGATTGCAACTTCCCTACTTGTGGCTCAGGCGCTCAGCTCAGATGCTCCAAATCCTTCAAAAGGCAGAAAAAGAGGTCACTTGAAAGGAAAGAATATTCATGGATCCAATCAAGACAGAGCAAAGGGCAAAGCTTCTCCTGATCCCGTATTAGGTGGAAACTCTTTTGCTCCATCTCAGTTATATAGTTTGGTGGAGGATTATGAACGGAGTCTCATGGAAATGGTGAGTCAGCTGAGGAACAACACTGATCCATCTGGGAATCGCTGTGAAGTCAGTCTAAGACTTTGGCTTTCTAACAGGAGAAGCCTTTCACCCTGGGCCTACAG TATAAATCATGATGAAAATCGCATTCCAGTTGATATTCCAGAAGCAAGATGCCTATGCACAGGCTGTGTTAACCCTTTCACCATGAAGGAGGATTTCAGTATGACAAGTATACCCATCTACAGCAAGATCCCTGTGCGGAGGCGGCTGTGCGAAGGAAGCACTTCTCCAATCAGGCCACGGAGACGGAAGAAGTGCCACAAAGAGTACATAGATGTCATGGAGAACATAGCCGTGGGCTGCACCTGTATATTCTGA